One genomic window of Punica granatum isolate Tunisia-2019 chromosome 1, ASM765513v2, whole genome shotgun sequence includes the following:
- the LOC116188482 gene encoding uncharacterized protein LOC116188482, whose protein sequence is MAALSIGIAATIPSTTATSRSAPARLRPRIQCVGWDPEGLLGQPQTGHIARREFQRRLERDADAREAFERHVQEEKERRRALRESRVEPDTPAELIEYFLDTEAQEIEYEIARMRLRLNEEFFSHLKFELGQLRFAVNKTEDMEDRLIELEALQKALLEGTEAYDKLQTDLMKAKQSLTKILTSKNVKSTLLEMVEKNELNRSLLALLDENIVNAHRGKQKQAAEYMEKVRAAVLKYITV, encoded by the exons ATGGCCGCTCTCTCAATCGGCATCGCCGCCACAATTCCTTCCACAACCGCCACCTCGAGGTCTGCACCGGCCCGCCTCAGGCCCAGGATACAGTGCGTCGGTTGG GATCCGGAAGGCTTGTTAGGGCAGCCGCAGACGGGCCACATCGCCCGGCGAGAGTTCCAGAGGCGGCTCGAGAGGGATGCAGATGCCCGGGAGGCGTTCGAGCGCCATGTCCAGGAGGAGAAGGAGCGTCGCCGTGCTCTTCGAGAG TCCCGTGTGGAACCAGATACTCCAGCAGAGCTGATCGAGTACTTTCTCGACACAGAAGCACAAGAAATCGAGTATGAGATTGCACGAATGAGGCTGAG ATTGAATGAAGAATTCTTTTCGCacttaaaatttgaattgggCCAACTTCGGTTCGCTGTCAACAAGACTGAG GATATGGAGGACAGATTGATCGAGCTGGAAGCACTTCAGAAAGCTCTGCTCGAAGGAACAG AGGCATATGACAAATTGCAGACAGACCTCATGAAAGCTAAACAAAGCCTAACAAAGATTTTGACATCGAAGAATGTCAAATCTACG TTGCTGGAGATGGTGGAGAAGAATGAGCTCAACCGATCATTGTTGGCACTTCTTGATGAAAATATAGTAAATGCACACAGGGGGAAACAG AAACAAGCAGCAGAATACATGGAAAAGGTCCGTGCGGCTGTTCTCAAGTACATTACAGTTTAG